A single window of Zea mays cultivar B73 chromosome 10, Zm-B73-REFERENCE-NAM-5.0, whole genome shotgun sequence DNA harbors:
- the LOC103641911 gene encoding B3 domain-containing protein Os02g0683500, protein MEFASSSSRFSKEEEEQEEEEDEEVSPREIPFMTAAATAGTGATSSSPSPSAAASASASSSAAALRSSGGGGGGDDDMEVVEKEHMFDKVVTPSDVGKLNRLVIPKQHAEKYFPLDAAANEKGLLLSFEDRAGKLWRFRYSYWNSSQSYVMTKGWSRFVKEKRLDAGDTVSFCRGAADAARDRLFIDWRKRSADSSRHPHRMLPRLPLHMPPLASPYGYGPWGGGAGGFFVPPATLYEHHRFRQALDFRNVSAAAAPARQLLFFGSAGMPPRASIPQQQQPPPPSLHSIMMVQPSPEATAGLPMLLDSVPLVNSPTAAAKRVRLFGVNLDNPQPGSSAESSHDTNALSLRMPGWQRPGPLRFFESTPQRGAAGAAAGAESSAASSPSSPSSSKREAHSSVDLDL, encoded by the coding sequence ATGGAGTTCGCGAGCTCTTCGAGTAGGTTTTCCAAAGAGGAGGAAGAGCAGGAGGAGGAAGAGGACGAGGAGGTGTCCCCGCGCGAGATCCCCTTCATGACAGCGGCAGCTACGGCCGGCACCGGAGCCACCTCCTCCTCGCCCTCGCCTTCCGCGGCAGCCTCGGCGTCAGCGTCGAGTTCGGCTGCTGCCCTCCGCTCGAGCGGCGGTGGGGGCGGGGGCGACGACGACATGGAGGTGGTCGAGAAGGAGCACATGTTCGACAAGGTGGTGACGCCCAGCGACGTGGGGAAGCTCAACCGGCTGGTGATCCCGAAGCAGCACGCGGAGAAGTACTTCCCGCTGGACGCGGCGGCCAACGAGAAGGGCCTCCTGCTCAGCTTCGAGGACCGCGCCGGCAAGCTCTGGCGCTTCCGCTACTCCTACTGGAACAGCAGCCAGAGCTACGTCATGACCAAGGGCTGGAGCCGATTCGTCAAGGAGAAGCGCCTCGACGCCGGGGACACCGTCTCCTTCTGCCGTGGCGCCGCCGACGCTGCGCGGGACCGCCTCTTCATCGACTGGAGGAAGCGCAGCGCCGACTCCTCCCGCCACCCGCACCGCATGCTGCCACGCCTCCCGCTCCACATGCCGCCACTCGCGTCGCCCTACGGCTATGGCCCctggggcggcggcgcgggcggTTTCTTCGTGCCGCCCGCCACACTCTACGAGCACCACCGCTTCCGCCAGGCCCTCGACTTCCGCAACGTCAGCGCCGCGGCCGCGCCGGCCAGGCAGCTCCTCTTCTTCGGCTCAGCCGGCATGCCCCCGCGCGCGTCCatcccgcagcagcagcagccgccgccgccatctCTGCACAGCATTATGATGGTGCAACCCAGCCCCGAGGCCACGGCCGGCCTGCCCATGCTTCTCGACTCGGTGCCGCTCGTCAACAGCCCGACGGCAGCCGCGAAGCGAGTCCGCCTGTTCGGGGTCAACCTCGACAACCCGCAGCCAGGCAGCAGTGCCGAGTCAAGCCATGACACCAACGCATTGTCGCTGAGGATGCCGGGATGGCAGAGGCCGGGGCCATTGAGGTTCTTCGAGTCGACGCCTCAGCGCGGCGCCGCCGGTGCAGCAGCTGGCGCTGAGTCATCTGCAGCCTCGTCGCCGTCGTCACCGTCGTCCTCCAAGAGGGAAGCACATTCGTCAGTGGATCTCGATCTGTGA